The nucleotide sequence GCAAGTGCATATTTTCACCTAATCGAAAAAATATTCCGCTTTCAGCAGCATTATCAAACGTTAAATCAATGCGTTTTCTTCCATCGTGTATTTCCCTTTCTAATGTTGGATACAACAATTTTGGATAAAAAAGAAACTCAAGCACAGCAGTAATTAGCCTGTGAAATTTCGTGGCACCATTATTTCCAGATTCAATGGAATTTAATTCATTTATAAGACGATTTTTAATTTCATTTACATCAGTTCCTATCGAGCTGGGTAATTCCTGATTTGTAAGAGACTCATCCTTTGTGCTAAGTTTAAAATTCCCTAAAACGGTACCGTGTCTTCGTGTAAAGTCCGCTAAGAAGTCTTTTGAAAAGGGATTTTGCTCTTTGATTGACTTCTTAGTGACGAATCTTACCCCATTCTTTCGCTCTTGTACCAGAGCTGAATTCATTGTTAAATGCTCATTCTGCATGAACTCGAGAATAAACTTATTGTAATACTGCTCAGCGGTGTATTTTTTACTGAAAGATACTATTCCCTTAGGCACCAGTAAAATAACCCTGCCCCTAACCACTAGCATTTCATCTAATTCTTGTTCCCACCTCATGTTTTGTCTACTCCAATAGAATCCAGTGGGTACATCTTGACGCATTATGATGCCATGCAAGCGGCATTGGGTTTGTGTATAAATTATAAGTTGTTTCTTAATAATGTTAGTTGTCATATCAGACAGCTTATCCTTGCCAAAATTCCGAACGAATAACACAGTGTCTTCTAAGTCTTGTAGAAGCCCAGTCTGAATAGCTTGGCTACCTATAATATTGTCAAAAACATCATCAGCGTTTGAAGGGCCTACTCCTCTGCCCTTTGGTTGTCCTTGTGACATACCAAGGCATGTAGTGTTAGGTTCTTCGAGGTGCTCAAAGAGTAATTTTGCCTCATCTATTTGATTGTCACGAATTCTATTAATTACCTCTTGAAAAAAGCTTCTTAAAATTAGTGTAGACTCAATAGACCATTTGTCTTTTCTTAAACCTAAAAAGAAAGGATCGAGAAATAATGGTAAGTCACCGGAAATATCTATGTCAACAAAATCTAATTCTGATTGTGTCCTATTTAAGTTGAATGCTTCGCTAATTTTCACTTTTTAGGTCTGTTTATATGAAAAAATAAAACTTCTATTCTAATGTGAGTATGTATCTAGTGTCCATCCATACGATATAAGTGTTTCCATAGCTGTGAAGCAACAAGCTATGCAAGAGCAAGCTCGGCAGCAACCAGAACGGCAAAGGAAAAACTAGTTAGAGTATGATACTCCAGGTTGCTGTTAGCTGCAGCGTTTTTTGGAAGCTACTGTAGCGGGTGGGAAGGTTTTCTTGTTAACTAGAAAAGTCAAGAATATCCCCCATACCAATGATGTTACATTGTAGCCGCGGTTTCGCTCACGCAACGCTTAAAACAGTCCGGGCACTTGGTAATGCTCTTCTATTGAATAGGCCTAAATGAAAGAGCCCTGGCAATTGCCAGGGCTCTTTCATTTAGGCGTAAAGCAACCGGTTAATGGTTGGACGGTTGTCCTTACAGCTTGACGCCTTGCGCCTGCAATTGTTTTTCTGACGCGGCTTGGTTGGCTGCGAATTGAACGTGCTGCGCGGGCGTGTACTCAGTACCAAGGCTAGCTAAATGCTGCTGTACTTCGGCAGCCGGTAAATCGGTGCAGTACAGCGGCGAGCCTGGTTGCTGGCGCCATGACTCGTGCAGGCTACCGCCGTCCAAGGCGTCAAAGCCTAGTTCCTCGACGAGGGCCATTGCTTGCTGCTTGGCAGCGGCATCGTCGCCAGCCACCAATAGTGCAATGCGGTCGGGCGTGCCGGCGGGTTGGCCGTTGTTTTCAAGGTTGGCGGCGAAGATGTTGTTGAACACTTTCAGCACCGGGCGGCCCAGGTGCTGCTGCACCCATTCGCTTTCGGTTAACTCGCCGCTTTCCAGCTCCGGAATTTGGCCGTCGCGCAACAGGGGGTAGTAGTTGCTCGTGTCAATGACTGGTACGCTGGCGGGCACGCCTTCGAACAAGTCTTTGGGCAGGTCAGGGATTTTATTCAGTGGAATGGTTACCACAATGATTTCGCCGTGGCGGGCCGCTTCCTTGGCCGTGACGGGGGTAGCGCCGGTTTTTTCGGCTAGGTCCGTTAGGGTTTCGGGGCCGCGGGAGTTGGCAATGTAAACCGAGTGGCCGAGGCTGGTGAGCCGGACGGCCAGGGCGCTGCCGATATGGCCGGCCCCAATGATTCCAATGTTCATAAGCAAATAAGATGGGCGAGTGGTAGGCGAGGCGCTTTTTGCAAAGAGCTTCATTCGTGCTAAGACCACTTGCTGGTGAGGATTGTTTCGTGGGTGAATCTTATCTACAGCAAGTAAACTACTTACGTTGCAGCCACCGGCAAAATATGGAAAGCCTCCGTTTCTTCAACAGCTTCGGCGCAGGCCGGTGCCCTAGTGAAGCGGGTAGTGGGTAAAGCACCAAGAGCTACAGTTCAGCGCCCGAAAGCACGTAATGCTGTTGGGCACCGAGCCGTAGCTCTTAGAATGATAGTTGATATAGGGCTAAGGAACTGACTGTCTCGAAACTTATGCCAGTTGCTGGTTCTGGCTGGAACCGGTAAGGCTGGCACGGCGGAACAACAGCGCCGATGCCACCCACAGCCCGGCGAAGATGGTGTTCAGCACAAGTACCAACACTACGCCTTTATTAAGCTCCGGTCGCCAAATGGCCATCGCCACGAAAGGAACTGCAAACTGGGTAAGAGCTGCCGCCGACATGGCGCGCGCCATTCCTAGCGGCCGGAGTTGCGCCACAATGGCCCCAATGAACCCGACAGCCAGCACCCCACCATATAGCAGGTTGGCCGGATTTTCCTCGTTGCCAATAAACCCCACGGCCAAGTTGCCCCATACGAGCATCAGGGACGCTGCCACCGCTACGCCGGCAGCCAATTTGTACGCGCCATTACGGGCCTTACTCGCTACCAGCAGATACGCTAACCCCGTGCCAAGCAGCAGGATACCAGCAATTACAAAATCCGATACGCTCCAGTTAACTCCGGTGTTGAACTGCATGGCTGCTAGAGGAATAAGGAGGAGAAGGGCTATGGCAAGTAGTAGACGAAGAATGCTTTTGTTGAGGGCCATGACGGTAAAGGTTTGAGGTCGAGAGTGAAGAAAAACGTATCAGAATCGATGGTGACAGAAGGCACGGGCCTAGTGGTAGCCATATACTAGTCTACTGTGAACAGGTAAGCTTCGGAACGGCTTTCTCCAGTGGTGGCCGCTTGGTTGGGAGAGCGAACGATACAAAGTATGTGAAAGAACTTTGTATTTCAAAGTTAATGTGTACTGTTTATTTTAGTGTCATTAACTTTCTTACAGATAGTTGTTTAGTGAGTAGAGTATTGGGGCTACGCCTGCCAGCTGATTTGCTTCTTGTGCAGTTGCTTGGGCAATTCACGCTAGTATTTTGCCCCACCTAGCCGTTAGGGCTGGCCGTGGAATACTGAGTCAGTATTGTCAGCAGTGCTGACTTCAAGACTACTGCTGTATTTCCAATAGTGCAGCTAGCGGACTTACCGGTTCCAAGCTCTTTGTAAGGCCGTTTCTCTTTTTGTATTACTAGTTCTATTTAATACCACTAATAAAGGATGCAGCCAAGTCTTCAAGTAAATACGTTGCTAGAACGTATTGCCGAGGTCTTATTATTTGAAACTAAAGAGCAAGGGAAAAATAAATATTACCAAGGTTGTCCATGAAGCGTAAATAGGCAAGAAGGAAACTATACTAATTTCAACGTTTTCAATTTCGTTTCTATTTCTTACCGTTTTATATAATTTGTAAGTTACAAGTAAGAGGTTTGTTAAAATAAGGATGTTACCGCCTAGAACTGCAAGCCTATTTGGTGTGATTCCCCATTCTGAAATCCTGAATAGAATAGCTGAAAGTGCAATACTGTTTATAACTATCGTAACGGTTGAAAGGCCAAGGAGCATCAGCACTTCAATCTTGTTACTAGAGTTTTTTGATGTTTCAACAATCGAGAATAATACGATGGCCATTACGCCAATTAGGAGTACATTAAAAATTAAGAGAAATTCTCTGTCGTTATAGGGGTCTTTGCCTGTGTAGACTACCGCCGCCAGATAAATCACCAGCATCGTCAATACCAAGGGGGTAAATACCTTGGCAATTACCGGCGAGACTTTGCTTACTAGCTGAGGGTTCGTCTGCACCAGATACGTGCCTACAATAGGGGCGGCTGCAAGGCCCCATACCACAATGTATTCGAAATAAAATTTTCCTATATTAAGACCAATAAGCTCAAATAAGCCCATTGTAATGGCGCTCATTAACCCACCAGCAATTAGTATGATGGTAGTCATTACTACCAAGTCGCCGTTGTACCTGAGGAAATCTAGGCGTTTTTGGGGGCTGGTTAGGTTGCCGCCTACGTAGGAGAAACCTAAAATAGCCCATAGCAATAAGGGTAGGTGAATACAAGCTAGGGTCAGGGTGTCACTTTTGTGGTTGTTTGGTAATAGATTGATGTAGATGATAGAAGCTAAAATGGCTAGTGCAGTAACTATAATTTTATTCGTTTGAATATTGCGCTTCCAATTGAAGTAGACTACGAGTAAAGGAAAAAATATAAATGCAATATTTCTTGGGTAGAAATATTCTTCATTGATATTCAAGAATTGTGGGAACTTCGCAACAAGCCCGGCAATACAGGACGCTATTACGACAAATAACAACTCGTTTTTACTGCCCCAGGAGATTCCTTCGTTTTCGAAATTTAGTCTTTCGTTCCAAAATTTAGCAACTGTGTTTTCCTTGATTTCAGGATAAACCAAGTTGAACTCTCTTTTGAAACCGACCTTGTTTTCCCGGTATAGCTTTTCGAGCTGACGGGGATTATCTAAGTTGTTTAAGACTTCGGCTTTCATTTTATATAGCTATTAATTGGTGCGTTATAGTCAGGGGAGTTGTTGCGTTCAGGTGGCTTCGCTACCAGCAGGCGGCTAGCGGGTTCACTGCTGTTCCTCGAGTGTTTTGCGATACTGCGCTTCCGCTTTCCTTATGTCCTCCAGATACCCTTTCCGATCAATAAATGGGGTTACCGGGTCCTGTGCCGTAGTGCGTTCCTCGAACTTGCGCTTCAAACTGAACGGGCGCGCATGGGAGGAAAGGTAGATGTCGGTCGGAAGACTCCGGAGCGTTGCAAAGCTTCGCTCTAGCTCGCGCCGCAGCGTTGCGTCGTATTTCCAATTGAATAGGGAAGTGGGCATGGGCAACGACAAACTTCCAACGCTAACCGCCAGCAACTTCCGGTTGCCATCCCGGACCGGAAATGCCCAGGTGGTGCAACCTGGTGTGTGGCCTGCCGTTACGTGCGCTGTGAGGCGGATAGGCCCTAGGCTAATTTGCGCACCGTCCTTGAACTGGTGGTCGATGCGGGGCGCAGGGTAGCGCAAAAGGCCGCTGTAGATCAGCCAGTTCACTGGGCCCATGTTCCGGTAGCTAACCCCTCCCGACGAAAGCAAGTCG is from Hymenobacter tibetensis and encodes:
- a CDS encoding NADPH-dependent F420 reductase encodes the protein MNIGIIGAGHIGSALAVRLTSLGHSVYIANSRGPETLTDLAEKTGATPVTAKEAARHGEIIVVTIPLNKIPDLPKDLFEGVPASVPVIDTSNYYPLLRDGQIPELESGELTESEWVQQHLGRPVLKVFNNIFAANLENNGQPAGTPDRIALLVAGDDAAAKQQAMALVEELGFDALDGGSLHESWRQQPGSPLYCTDLPAAEVQQHLASLGTEYTPAQHVQFAANQAASEKQLQAQGVKL
- the bla gene encoding subclass B3 metallo-beta-lactamase, which translates into the protein MNSTEKASNSQTRKRQVIAGIVLILAVVALLVFPKWKSAINNGGQLPRQPFRIAGNLYYVGSRDVTSFLLTGPEGHVLLDGGYPGTAPMILKNIATLGFRITDVKILLNSHAHFDHAGGLAVLQQASGAQLWVSKEDADLLSSGGVSYRNMGPVNWLIYSGLLRYPAPRIDHQFKDGAQISLGPIRLTAHVTAGHTPGCTTWAFPVRDGNRKLLAVSVGSLSLPMPTSLFNWKYDATLRRELERSFATLRSLPTDIYLSSHARPFSLKRKFEERTTAQDPVTPFIDRKGYLEDIRKAEAQYRKTLEEQQ